The Triticum aestivum cultivar Chinese Spring chromosome 7B, IWGSC CS RefSeq v2.1, whole genome shotgun sequence genome window below encodes:
- the LOC123157646 gene encoding rhamnogalacturonan I rhamnosyltransferase 1: MAWKAAMGGKAAGIGGEKLKCPPSSAARSRMKLWMVRATTTVLLWTCVMQLTAVGETWGPRVLKGWPSCLTPPEEAAAVRPAVVERAALLPPKRIYRNNGYLMVSCNGGLNQMRAAICDMVVIARYLNVTLVVPELDKTSFWNDPSEFQDIFDVEHFITSLRDEVRILRELPPRVKRRVELGMFHSMPPISWSDISYYHNQILPLIRKHKVLHLNRTDARLANNGLPMEIQKLRCRVNYASLRFTAEIEDLGKRVIRILRQNGPFLVLHLRYEMDMLAFSGCTQGCSNEEAEELARMRYAYPWWKEKIIDSDLKRKDGLCPLTPEETALVLRALDIDRSMQIYIAAGEIYGGKRRMAALTSAYPNVVRKETLLEPSDLMFFQNHSSQMAALDYMVSLESDIFVPTYDGNMAKVVEGHRRFMGFKKTILLDRKLIVDLADQYNNGSLRWDEFSLLIKAAHAGRMGSASKRTVIPDRPKEEDYFYANPQECLQGPDRLRTS, encoded by the exons ATGGCGTGGAAGGCGGCCATGGGGGGTAAGGCGGCCGGCATCGGAGGCGAGAAGCTCAAGTGCCCGCCGTCGTCCGCCGCAAGGTCGCGGATGAAGCTCTGGATGGTGCGCGCCACCACCACCGTCCTGCTCTGGACCTGCGTCATGCAGCTCACCGCCGTCGGCGAGACGTGGGGCCCGCGGGTGCTCAAGGGATGGCCCTCCTGCCTCACGCCccccgaggaggccgccgccgTGCGCCCGGCCGTCGTCGAGAGGGCCGCGTTGCTGCCGCCCAAAA GAATTTACAGGAACAATGGTTATTTGATGGTCTCATGCAATGGTGGTCTTAACCAAATGCGAGCTGCT ATATGTGATATGGTTGTAATAGCAAGATATTTGAATGTCACTTTGGTTGTGCCAGAGTTGGACAAGACTTCTTTTTGGAATGACCCGAG TGAGTTTCAAGATATATTTGACGTCGAACACTTTATAACCTCCTTACGCGACGAAGTTCGCATACTGAGGGAACTGCCTCCAAGGGTAAAGCGAAGAGTTGAACTTGGTATGTTCCACTCAATGCCACCTATCAGTTGGTCTGATATCTCCTATTACCATAATCAG ATTCTTCCATTGATTCGAAAACACAAGGTTCTGCATTTGAATAGAACTGACGCTAGGCTAGCAAACAATGGTTTACCTATGGAGATTCAAAAACTGAGATGCAGAGTAAATTATGCCTCTCTGAGATTTACCGCTGAAATTGAAGATTTGGGCAAGCGTGTAATTAGAATACTTCGCCAAAATGGTCCTTTCTTGGTTCTTCATTTACGTTACGAAATGGATATGCTGGCTTTCTCTGGCTGTACTCAAGGTTGCAGTAACGAAGAGGCAGAAGAGCTCGCAAGAATGAG GTATGCTTATCCGTGGTGGAAAGAGAAAATCATCGACTCGGACTTGAAAAGAAAAGATGGCCTTTGCCCATTGACGCCAGAGGAGACTGCTCTTGTCCTCAGAGCATTGGACATTGATAGAAGTATGCAAATATACATCGCAGCTGGGGAAATATATGGTGGAAAACGCAGGATGGCAGCTCTCACTTCAGCTTATCCGAATGTG GTGAGGAAAGAGACACTTCTGGAACCTTCTGATCTAATGTTCTTCCAGAACCATTCGTCCCAAATGGCTGCACTGGATTACATGGTTTCTCTAGAAAGTGATATATTTGTTCCAACATATGATGGCAATATGGCTAAAGTTGTTGAGGGTCATCGCAG GTTCATGGGTTTCAAGAAGACGATCTTGTTAGATCGAAAACTCATCGTCGACCTAGCAGATCAGTACAACAACGGTTCGTTGCGATGGGATGAGTTCTCTTTGTTGATCAAGGCTGCCCACGCAGGGCGGATGGGATCAGCCTCGAAGCGGACAGTGATTCCCGACAGACCCAAGGAGGAGGACTACTTCTATGCAAACCCCCAGGAGTGCCTGCAAGGCCCCGACCGCCTACGCACATCATGA